Proteins co-encoded in one Saccharomyces cerevisiae S288C chromosome II, complete sequence genomic window:
- the ZTA1 gene encoding NADPH:quinone reductase (NADPH-dependent quinone reductase; GFP-tagged protein localizes to the cytoplasm and nucleus; has similarity to E. coli quinone oxidoreductase and to human zeta-crystallin) — protein sequence MKCTIPEQQKVILIDEIGGYDVIKYEDYPVPSISEEELLIKNKYTGVNYIESYFRKGIYPCEKPYVLGREASGTVVAKGKGVTNFEVGDQVAYISNSTFAQYSKISSQGPVMKLPKGTSDEELKLYAAGLLQVLTALSFTNEAYHVKKGDYVLLFAAAGGVGLILNQLLKMKGAHTIAVASTDEKLKIAKEYGAEYLINASKEDILRQVLKFTNGKGVDASFDSVGKDTFEISLAALKRKGVFVSFGNASGLIPPFSITRLSPKNITLVRPQLYGYIADPEEWKYYSDEFFGLVNSKKLNIKIYKTYPLRDYRTAAADIESRKTVGKLVLEIPQ from the coding sequence atgaaatgtaCTATACCAGAACAGCAAAAAGTCATTTtgattgatgaaattgGTGGATACGATGTAATCAAGTATGAGGATTATCCTGTACCATCGATTTCGGAGGAAGAGTTACTAATCAAAAATAAGTACACGGGTGTTAATTACATCGAAAGTTACTTTCGGAAGGGTATTTATCCCTGTGAAAAACCATACGTATTGGGCAGGGAAGCGTCGGGGACCGTTGTAGCAAAAGGTAAAGGGGTAACTAATTTTGAAGTTGGAGACCAAGTTGCTTATATATCTAACTCAACTTTTGCACagtattcaaaaatttcgTCCCAAGGCCCAGTCATGAAGCTGCCAAAGGGAACGAGTGACGAAGAGTTGAAACTTTATGCGGCTGGTTTATTACAAGTTCTCACTGCTTTATCATTTACAAACGAAGCGTATCACGTCAAAAAGGGCGACTATGTATTACTTTTTGCCGCAGCGGGTGGTGTGGGATTGATTTTAAATCAGCTACTCAAGATGAAAGGTGCACATACGATTGCAGTTGCCTCAACTGATGAAAAGCTTAAAATAGCGAAGGAATACGGCGCCGAATACTTGATCAACGCTTCGAAAGAGGATATTTTAAGACAAGTTTTAAAATTCACTAATGGTAAGGGCGTTGATGCTAGTTTTGACTCGGTCGGAAAGGATACCTTTGAAATCAGCTTAGCCGcactaaaaagaaaaggtgTATTCGTTTCCTTTGGTAATGCATCTGGTCTTATCCCGCCATTCTCTATTACCAGACTTTCCccaaaaaatattacttTGGTGAGACCTCAACTTTACGGCTATATCGCCGATCCTGAAGAATGGAAATATTACTCTGACGAGTTTTTTGGTCTGGTTAATTCAAAGAAGTTGAACATCAAAATATACAAAACTTATCCATTACGGGATTATAGAACTGCAGCTGCTGACATAGAAAGTAGAAAAACTGTTGGTAAGCTAGTTCTTGAAATACCACAATAG
- the RFS1 gene encoding flavodoxin-like fold family protein (hypothetical protein; member of a flavodoxin-like fold protein family that includes Pst2p and Ycp4p; green fluorescent protein (GFP)-fusion protein localizes to the cytoplasm in a punctate pattern; RFS1 has a paralog, PST2, that arose from the whole genome duplication) → MPKVAILIYSVDDIIATLAENEKKGIEIAGGEAEIFQVPDVSYKTEYATEEGKEAAKVAKTNADFSYKILTRETLVEYDYYLFGIPTKFGNFPAEWKSFWDSNTGGLWAKGSLHGKIAGLFVSGAISGKGDTEMCIMNAMSTLVHHGVIYVPLGYKNAYKELTDVEDVNGSCAWGAGCVSGIDGGRPPSLSELRVHQLQGKAFYDRIKDL, encoded by the coding sequence ATGCCGAAAGTCGCTATTTTGATTTATTCAGTGGACGATATAATTGCCACATTAgcagaaaatgaaaaaaaaggtataGAGATAGCTGGTGGTGAGGCTGAGATTTTCCAAGTGCCAGACGTCAGCTATAAAACTGAATATGCGACAGAAGAGGGAAAAGAGGCAGCCAAAGTCGCCAAAACTAATGCAGATTTTTCCTATAAAATCCTAACAAGAGAAACGTTGGTTGAGTACGATTACTACTTATTCGGAATACCTACTAAGTTTGGAAACTTCCCCGCGGAGTGGAAAAGCTTTTGGGACTCGAATACTGGTGGGCTTTGGGCAAAGGGTTCTCTCCATGGCAAAATTGCCGGTTTGTTTGTTTCAGGCGCAATAAGCGGCAAGGGTGATACAGAAATGTGTATCATGAACGCAATGAGTACTCTGGTCCATCATGGTGTCATTTATGTCCCATTGGGGTATAAGAACGCATACAAGGAATTGACCGACGTTGAAGATGTGAACGGGTCTTGCGCCTGGGGCGCAGGATGTGTTTCTGGAATCGACGGTGGCAGACCTCCCAGTTTATCCGAGCTAAGAGTTCACCAACTTCAAGGGAAGGCCTTTTACGACCGTATCAAAGATTTGTAA
- a CDS encoding regucalcin (hypothetical protein; induced by cell wall perturbation), producing MSSVGDFEEIILHDLKPYYHVPGAIHSEGITFVKETGTLLWVDIFKGEVHKVEDIEQPESSHSFFSISRANYGKNASIEYPPNPDELKESVGCIFPILDGASQNEIKQVLFGSKFGIGKLDFSKSEWEYVILYSECPELSTDRAYKLRSNDGNVSPDGKYIYVGLMSDFPFDLEPIGCLLRVDLLAHKIELVWNCLLIPNAIHWDESDQKTMYVTDSLNFTIWKCPGGDLLKRDELIDVKNSNNQSFESPEPDGSAIWFSKDGKHSGFLFITVWSTSKVQMFDLTNGKLLKEFILPEQTPRVSCCCFVGKDLFVTTANAEINDAVRTNTDKNGGCIYKIPNVLDGNVPLESTKRQPLH from the coding sequence ATGAGTAGTGTTGGcgattttgaagaaattattttGCATGATTTAAAACCTTATTATCACGTTCCCGGTGCCATACATAGTGAAGGAATAACCTTCGTTAAGGAAACCGGTACACTGTTGTGGGttgatatttttaaagGAGAGGTTCATAAAGTCGAAGACATAGAACAGCCTGAATCCagtcattcttttttttccattagtAGAGCCAATTATGGCAAGAATGCGTCAATTGAGTACCCTCCCAATCCAGatgaattaaaagaatCCGTGGGCTGTATATTTCCAATACTTGATGGGGCTTcacaaaatgaaatcaaacaaGTATTATTTGGTAGTAAATTTGGCATAGGAAAATTGGATTTTAGCAAAAGTGAATGGGAATATGTCATTTTGTATTCCGAATGTCCTGAATTGAGTACAGACAGAGCATATAAGTTGAGATCTAATGATGGGAACGTTTCGCCAGAtggaaaatatatttatgtGGGGCTAATGAGCGATTTTCCATTTGATTTGGAACCTATTGGGTGTTTGCTTCGTGTTGACCTATTAGCTCACAAGATAGAGCTTGTTTGGAATTGCTTGTTAATTCCTAACGCGATCCACTGGGATGAAAGTGATCAAAAGACGATGTACGTGACTGATTCTTTAAACTTCACTATTTGGAAATGTCCTGGTGGCGACTTGCTAAAACGTGACGAGTTAATTGACGTGAAGAACTCCAACAATCAATCTTTTGAGTCTCCTGAACCAGATGGAAGTGCAATTTGGTTTAGCAAAGACGGAAAACATTCTGGGTTTCTGTTTATCACTGTCTGGTCCACCAGTAAGGTTCAAATGTTCGATTTAACTAACGGAAAATTGCTGAAGGAGTTCATTTTGCCGGAGCAGACACCAAGAGTTTCATGTTGTTGTTTTGTTGGTAAAGATCTCTTCGTGACCACTGCCAATGCAGAAATCAACGATGCTGTAAGAACCAATACTGACAAGAATGGTGGCTGCATCTACAAAATTCCAAACGTGCTAGACGGAAATGTTCCTCTGGAATCTACAAAGCGACAACCTCTCCACTAG
- the REG2 gene encoding protein phosphatase regulator REG2 (Regulatory subunit of the Glc7p type-1 protein phosphatase; involved with Reg1p, Glc7p, and Snf1p in regulation of glucose-repressible genes, also involved in glucose-induced proteolysis of maltose permease; REG2 has a paralog, REG1, that arose from the whole genome duplication), whose protein sequence is MTLSNCDSLDNLFQDPPEEEESSKFVEAVRTLMNRNDMGYPPAAANGTYCLKKIKSLNAKQWKINKKRMCMLPAVKKKNFDFHEQRSLILNLNLWKFIKFINCSSKNNYNKNNKHVRSSNNTVKNENVLPLQKHKKVDNDQRLENLFWRSWFKARKRRDIMGKPRERHIKFNDNVEQCIITDEHFIQRLPSTRLNSTDEQRPCSKSELDPCIGNAASKRSFYDYNSVYVASDAIITTAAATAIISSNSGDYQRGHDVRDVPRNVLLQAGETDFSSVLRVDSDLKLSNISHHSPVKPSSTSSHSTFIFESETDTDTDTDAETENDIDAYIDTSIPNLLL, encoded by the coding sequence ATGACTTTGAGTAATTGCGACTCTTTGGATAACTTATTCCAGGACCCTccagaggaagaagaaagtagTAAATTCGTTGAGGCGGTCAGAACTTTGATGAATAGAAACGATATGGGATATCCTCCCGCCGCTGCAAATGGTACGTATTgcttaaaaaaaatcaagtcTTTGAATGCCAAACAGTGGAAaataaacaagaaaagaatgtGCATGTTGCCAGCagtaaagaagaaaaatttcgaCTTTCACGAGCAAAGAAGTTTAATCTTGAATTTAAATTTATGGAAATTCATCAAGTTTATCAATTGTAGTAGTAAAAACAAttacaataaaaataataagcATGTGAGAAGCTCGAACAACACtgtaaaaaatgaaaatgtttTACCGTTACAAAAACACAAGAAAGTGGACAATGATCAAAGATTGGAGAACCTTTTTTGGAGAAGCTGGTTTAAGGCACGCAAAAGGAGAGATATAATGGGCAAGCCACGAGAGAGGCATATCAAATTTAACGATAACGTTGAACAGTGTATTATAACTGATGAGCATTTCATACAAAGGCTTCCTTCTACACGGTTGAATTCGACTGATGAACAGCGCCCTTGTTCAAAGTCTGAACTAGATCCCTGTATTGGCAACGCAGCAAGTAAGCGAAGTTTCTATGATTATAACAGCGTTTACGTCGCGAGTGACGCAATTATTACGACTGCCGCTGCCACTGCCATTATCAGTAGTAATAGTGGAGACTATCAGCGTGGGCACGATGTTCGCGATGTTCCAAGAAATGTTTTGTTACAGGCAGGAGAAACAGATTTCAGTAGTGTGCTTCGGGTTGACTCCGATCTCAAGTTATCCAACATAAGTCATCATTCCCCCGTAAAACCTTCGTCAACTTCAAGTCATTCGACCTTCATTTTCGAGTCGGAAACTGACACTGATACTGATACTGACGCTGAAACAGAAAATGACATTGACGCTTACATAGACACCAGTATACCCAACCTGCTCCTATAA
- the RPS11B gene encoding 40S ribosomal protein uS17 RPS11B (Protein component of the small (40S) ribosomal subunit; homologous to mammalian ribosomal protein S11 and bacterial S17; RPS11B has a paralog, RPS11A, that arose from the whole genome duplication), with the protein MSTELTVQSERAFQKQPHIFNNPKVKTSKRTKRWYKNAGLGFKTPKTAIEGSYIDKKCPFTGLVSIRGKILTGTVVSTKMHRTIVIRRAYLHYIPKYNRYEKRHKNVPVHVSPAFRVQVGDIVTVGQCRPISKTVRFNVVKVSAAAGKANKQFAKF; encoded by the exons ATGTCCACTGAATTAACTGTTCAATCTGAAAGAGCTTTCCAAAAG CAACCTCACATCTTCAACAATCCAAAGGTCAAGACTTCCAAGAGAACCAAGAGATGGTATAAGAATGCCGGTTTGGGATTCAAGACCCCAAAGACCGCTATTGAAGGTTCTTACATTGATAAGAAATGTCCATTCACTGGTTTAGTTTCCATCCGTGGTAAGATCTTGACCGGTACCGTCGTCTCCACCAAGATGCACCGTACCATTGTCATCAGAAGAGCTTACTTGCATTACATTCCAAAGTACAACAGATACGAAAAGAGACACAAGAACGTCCCAGTCCACGTCTCCCCAGCTTTCCGTGTCCAAGTTGGTGACATTGTTACCGTTGGTCAATGTAGACCAATCTCCAAGACTGTTAGATTCAACGTCGTCAAGGTCTCTGCTGCTGCCGGTAAGGCCAACAAGCAATTTGCtaaattttaa
- the REB1 gene encoding DNA-binding protein REB1 (RNA polymerase I enhancer binding protein; DNA binding protein that binds to genes transcribed by both RNA polymerase I and RNA polymerase II; required for termination of RNA polymerase I transcription; Reb1p bound to DNA acts to block RNA polymerase II readthrough transcription) — protein sequence MPSGHNDKNANQESVEEAVLKYVGVGLDHQNHDPQLHTKDLENKHSKKQNIVESSSDVDVNNNDDSNRNEDNNDDSENISALNANESSSNVDHANSNEQHNAVMDWYLRQTAHNQQDDEDDENNNNTDNGNDSNNHFSQSDIVVDDDDDKNKKDAGVGVDDDHQSMAMAAVAAAYTLSKNNNNNNSIANDSNSRKRQHDNGNNHENSQKKRKNNNDDDDRQIGNVDPELTTLGDADDNDTNNDVIDRDQLVHKAIIDADSITQHPDFQQYLNTAADTDDNEKLKHIKDHLMRTHGLNHQNKNHNDDTDDLSNSTKQYSELQKDSMLDSSLNKSRNYMEVLPKVISQDTQPHQQKSPSHDNEAGSVDNSEISQLLQSAATKASSLVSLSSSSATPSTSRSNNSKAFDKAEDAALERFINEYEAIERLTRQQVCERIWSSDRPKDNFWNNIYKVLPYRSSSSIYKHMRRKYHIFEQRGKWTAEEEQELAKLCAEKEGQWAEIGKTLGRMPEDCRDRWRNYVKCGTNRASNRWSVEEEELLKKVISDMLEEAQQQQSQLHPNLLEEEQHLLQDDQNDHRNNDEDDDDTASAAAAAAAAIQEQQQLLQQKQQDDDDAIAAAAAAASSSLGDNKDEDKPHDSLGIQLDDNSQNSMVPAPSATSTHSKSLSNTIRRHNNKLRKSLMGNGKLDFKDIINWTIVSERMGGTRSRIQCRYKWNKLVKREAIAKIQTVKDDDMLWIFEKLRDLGITEDSQVDWDELAALKPGMKLNGLELKLCYERMKKKVKGYKQKSINEISKELVDYFSSNISMKTEN from the coding sequence ATGCCTTCAGGTCATAACGATAAAAACGCAAATCAAGAGTCTGTGGAAGAGGCTGTTTTGAAATATGTCGGTGTAGGTCTAGATCACCAGAACCATGACCCTCAATTGCATACGAAGGATCTGGAAAACAAACACTCGAAAAAGCAGAATATTGTGGAAAGTAGTAGTGATGTTGATGTTAATAACAATGATGACAGTAATAGAAACGAGgataataatgatgattcTGAAAATATTAGCGCATTGAATGCGAACGAATCATCTTCGAATGTGGATCATGCCAACTCCAATGAACAACATAACGCAGTTATGGATTGGTATTTAAGGCAAACAGCGCATAATCAACAAGACGACGAAGATGAcgaaaacaataataacacTGACAACGGCAATGACAGTAATAATCACTTTTCTCAATCTGACATAGTCGTGgatgacgacgacgacAAGAATAAGAAAGATGCGGGTGTTGGTGTGGACGATGATCATCAATCTATGGCGATGGCCGCCGTCGCTGCTGCTTACACTCTATcgaaaaataacaataataataacagtaTTGCGAACGATAGCAATTCGCGTAAAAGACAGCATGATAACGGAAATAATCATGAGAATTCACAGAAAAAGCggaaaaacaataatgatgacgatgacaGACAAATTGGAAACGTAGATCCGGAATTAACCACCTTGGGTGATGCAGATGACAACGATACTAATAATGATGTGATTGATCGTGATCAACTGGTCCATAAGGCCATTATCGACGCTGATTCGATTACCCAACATCCTGATTTCCAGCAATACTTGAATACTGCGGCTGATACTGACGATAACGAAAAATTAAAGCATATTAAAGATCATTTGATGCGTACACACGGTTTGAATCATCAGAACAAGAATCACAATGATGATACAGATGATTTATCAAATAGTACAAAGCAATACTCTGAACTGCAGAAAGACTCTATGCTGGATAGTTCCCTCAACAAATCTAGAAATTATATGGAAGTCTTGCCCAAAGTTATCTCTCAAGATACTCAACCACACCAACAAAAATCTCCCTCTCATGATAATGAAGCTGGCAGCGTGGACAATTCAGAAATATCTCAACTACTTCAATCAGCCGCCACAAAGGCATCATCTTTGGTATCTTTATCCTCATCCTCAGCAACGCCATCGACTTCAAGGTCTAACAATAGCAAAGCTTTTGATAAAGCCGAAGACGCCGCTTTAGAAAGATTTATTAACGAGTATGAGGCCATTGAACGTTTGACTAGACAACAAGTTTGTGAAAGGATATGGAGTTCCGACAGGCCAAAGGACAACTTTTGGAATAATATTTACAAAGTCTTACCCTATAGATCTAGCTCCTCTATCTACAAACACatgagaagaaaatatcacaTTTTTGAACAACGTGGTAAATGGACCGCGGAGGAGGAACAAGAGCTAGCTAAATTATGtgcagaaaaagaaggtcAATGGGCAGAAATAGGTAAAACTTTAGGCAGAATGCCAGAAGATTGTAGGGATCGTTGGAGAAACTACGTAAAATGTGGTACCAATAGAGCATCAAATAGATGGTCcgttgaagaagaagagctTCTGAAAAAGGTTATCAGCGATATGTTGGAAGAAGCCCAGCAACAACAGTCTCAATTGCATCCAAACttattggaagaagaacagCATTTACTGCAAGATGACCAGAATGATCATCGCAATAAcgatgaagacgatgatgatACAGCTTCTGCAGCAGCagctgctgctgctgctattcaagaacaacaacaacttcttcaacaaaagcagcaagatgatgacgatgcTATTGCCGCTGCTGCCGCTGCTGCTTCTTCATCCCTGGGAGACAACAAAGACGAAGACAAACCCCACGATTCATTAGGTATACAGCTCGATGATAATTCCCAGAACTCAATGGTACCTGCTCCATCAGCAACAAGCACACATTCTAAAAGTTTGTCAAATACAATCAGACGTCACAATAATAAACTGAGGAAATCTTTGATGGGTAACGGTAAGTTAGATTTCAAAGACATCATTAACTGGACCATTGTCAGTGAGCGTATGGGCGGTACGAGATCACGTATTCAATGTCGTTATAAATGGAATAAATTGGTCAAAAGGGAAGCAATTGCCAAAATTCAGACTGtaaaagatgatgatatgTTATggatttttgaaaaattaagaGATTTAGGTATAACAGAAGATTCTCAAGTAGATTGGGATGAACTTGCAGCTTTGAAGCCTGGCATGAAATTAAATGGGTTAGAGTTGAAATTGTGCTATgaaagaatgaagaaaaaggtcAAAGGCTATAAGcaaaaatcaatcaatGAAATCAGTAAAGAGCTAGTTGATTATTTTAGCTCCAATATTTCAATGAAAACAGAAAATTAA
- the YRO2 gene encoding Yro2p (Protein with a putative role in response to acid stress; null mutant is sensitive to acetic acid; transcription is regulated by Haa1p and induced in the presence of acetic acid; protein observed in plasma membrane foci in the presence of acetic acid; the authentic, non-tagged protein is detected in a phosphorylated state in highly purified mitochondria in high-throughput studies) translates to MSDYVELLKRGGNEAIKINPPTGADFHITSRGSDWLFTVFCVNLLFGVILVPLMFRKPVKDRFVYYTAIAPNLFMSIAYFTMASNLGWIPVRAKYNHVQTSTQKEHPGYRQIFYARYVGWFLAFPWPIIQMSLLGGTPLWQIAFNVGMTEIFTVCWLIAACVHSTYKWGYYTIGIGAAIVVCISLMTTTFNLVKARGKDVSNVFITFMSVIMFLWLIAYPTCFGITDGGNVLQPDSATIFYGIIDLLILSILPVLFMPLANYLGIERLGLIFDEEPAEHVGPVAEKKMPSPASFKSSDSDSSIKEKLKLKKKHKKDKKKAKKAKKAKKAKKAQEEEEDVATDSE, encoded by the coding sequence ATGTCTGATTATGTTgaactattgaaaagagGTGGTAACGAAGCCATCAAAATTAATCCACCAACCGGTGCTGATTTCCACATTACATCTCGTGGTTCAGACTGGCTTTTCACCGTTTTTTGTGTTAACCTACTATTCGGTGTGATTTTAGTCCCACTAATGTTTAGAAAACCAGTTAAGGACAGATTCGTATATTATACGGCCATTGCTCCAAATTTGTTCATGTCAATTGCTTATTTCACCATGGCTTCTAACTTGGGTTGGATCCCAGTCAGAGCAAAGTACAACCATGTACAAACTTCTACCCAAAAGGAGCACCCAGGTTACagacaaattttttacGCTAGATACGTTGGCTGGTTTTTGGCTTTCCCATGGCCAATTATTCAAATGTCTCTACTTGGTGGTACTCCATTATGGCAAATTGCTTTCAATGTTGGTATGACTGAAATATTTACTGTCTGCTGGTTGATTGCTGCCTGTGTCCACTCTACTTACAAATGGGGTTACTACACCATTGGTATTGGTGCTGCCATTGTTGTTTGTATTAGTTTGATGACAACTACATTCAACCTGGTCAAGGCCAGAGGTAAGGATGTCTCTAACGTTTTCATTACTTTCATGAGTGTCATCATGTTTTTGTGGCTGATTGCTTACCCAACCTGTTTTGGTATCACAGATGGTGGTAACGTTTTGCAACCAGATTCTGCTACCATTTTCTATGGTATTATTGATTTGTTGATCCTATCTATCTTGCCAGTTCTTTTCATGCCATTGGCTAACTATTTGGGGATTGAAAGATTAGGTTTAATCTTCGACGAAGAACCCGCTGAACATGTTGGTCCAGTtgctgaaaagaagatgcCATCTCCAGCTTCTTTCAAGTCATCTGATTCTGACTCTAGTATCAAGGAGAAGTTAAagctaaagaagaagcacAAGAAGGACAAGAAGAAGGCTAAGAAGGCTAAGAAGGCCAAGAAGGCCAAGAAAGCCcaagaagaggaggaggaTGTAGCCACCGACTCTGAGTAA
- the FMP23 gene encoding Fmp23p (hypothetical protein; proposed to be involved in iron or copper homeostasis; the authentic, non-tagged protein is detected in highly purified mitochondria in high-throughput studies) — protein MLINHLSKIRTVRHFSNIKPVLSKEVSRRVIVAPASHFKTSSPNVKSNIPIHEYKQLPEDSNYIEKHYKELQVFLNEFLIKKLNKTYADFEGDPDELVFQLEKFIELEVTPRYTNHSAPDGCEERFKSIGDRIVVDRYLDFVKDVRLTLLLNGGHSFIFDVMLQAKEVFDKMQKE, from the coding sequence ATGCTTATCAACCACTTGAGTAAGATCCGAACCGTAAGGCACTTTTCTAATATTAAACCCGTTTTATCCAAGGAAGTTTCGCGACGAGTAATTGTTGCACCTGCATCACACTTCAAAACCTCCAGTCCAAATGTGAAAAGTAACATCCCTATTcatgaatataaacaacTACCGGAAGATTCTAACTACATTGAAAAGCATTATAAGGAACTACAAGTATTTTTGAATGAGTTTTTGATTAAGAAATTAAACAAGACCTATGCGGATTTTGAAGGAGATCCAGACGAGTTGGTATttcaattggaaaaattcattgaacTAGAAGTTACTCCGAGATACACAAATCATTCAGCACCTGATGGTTGTGAAGAGAGATTCAAATCCATCGGAGACAGGATAGTCGTTGACCGCTATTTAGATTTTGTGAAAGATGTCAGACTAACACTGCTGCTAAATGGAGGACACTCCTTCATATTTGATGTCATGCTACAAGCCAAAGAAGTATTTGACAAAATGCAgaaagaatga